In a genomic window of Saccharothrix sp. HUAS TT1:
- a CDS encoding beta-ketoacyl synthase N-terminal-like domain-containing protein → MTAEVLVTAQSVHLPGPGVDDPLLGLLAGGPAVAADQAHALLGRKGLLYKEPSTRLALCAVHRALGLPDGKPQLPLPGADRTGVVVSSNYGNVATVADIVREQRAGSGHDVSPLRSPNASSNVVASTIAIRWGFTGPNLTVCSGETSGLDAISLAALTVRAGRADRVVVVGVEPDDDVATALAGPLRALAACVVLEPDRGQDGVRLGRVARTAAVDDLLLDAAGADDLVGPTSGARGVLQVALAAAWLRSAAGTAAGVVCGGDADGYAAVRLTTGGAAGR, encoded by the coding sequence GTGACCGCCGAAGTGCTGGTGACCGCGCAGTCGGTGCACCTGCCCGGACCCGGGGTCGACGACCCGCTGCTCGGCCTGCTGGCCGGCGGTCCGGCGGTGGCGGCCGACCAGGCGCACGCGCTGCTGGGCCGCAAGGGCCTGCTCTACAAGGAGCCGTCCACCCGGCTGGCGCTGTGCGCCGTGCACCGGGCGCTGGGCCTGCCCGACGGCAAGCCGCAGCTCCCCCTGCCGGGCGCGGACCGGACCGGCGTCGTGGTCAGCTCGAACTACGGCAACGTCGCCACCGTCGCCGACATCGTCCGCGAGCAGCGCGCCGGTTCCGGCCACGACGTCAGCCCGCTGCGCAGCCCCAACGCCTCCAGCAACGTCGTGGCCAGCACCATCGCCATCCGGTGGGGCTTCACCGGCCCGAACCTGACGGTGTGCTCGGGCGAGACCTCCGGCCTGGACGCGATCTCCCTCGCCGCGCTGACCGTGCGCGCGGGGCGGGCCGACCGGGTGGTGGTCGTCGGCGTCGAACCCGACGACGACGTCGCCACCGCGCTGGCCGGACCGCTGCGCGCCCTGGCCGCGTGCGTCGTGCTCGAACCCGACCGGGGGCAGGACGGCGTCCGGCTCGGCCGGGTGGCCCGCACCGCCGCGGTCGACGACCTGCTGCTGGACGCGGCGGGCGCCGACGACCTGGTCGGCCCGACCTCGGGCGCGCGCGGCGTGCTCCAGGTGGCGCTGGCCGCGGCCTGGCTGCGGTCCGCCGCGGGCACGGCCGCCGGCGTGGTGTGCGGCGGCGACGCCGACGGCTACGCCGCCGTGCGCCTGACCACCGGGGGAGCGGCGGGCCGATGA
- a CDS encoding beta-ketoacyl synthase N-terminal-like domain-containing protein, whose amino-acid sequence MPSTITGAEIRTCLGDTTTTFKALAEGVSGVSPLRFHDTAKLNVTHGYQIDDGDEERPRRAAGWLAECVAAAAAQAGLDTAGRRVTAIVGTGLRELRSVERATADDVPVAPEELHFAAAVRAALPGVAEVITVANACSASGHALALAEDLLAADEADAVVVAGCDATAESMLTMIGRVADAPTTSVRPFDRDRTGVLLGEGAAAVVLERSGDGPTVLGVGLSCDAFHETAPDVRGIVAAMRDAHDRAGVTPDRIGLVLAHGTGTALNDPTEAAALTEVFGAARPLVTGVKGGIGHTSGAAALMSLVLAARAVREGLVPPVTGLVEPIDEAAGLRLVVGEAEPITGPTVVQVDAFGFGGVNAVCVLEVTP is encoded by the coding sequence GTGCCTAGCACGATCACCGGCGCCGAGATCCGAACCTGCCTCGGCGACACGACCACCACGTTCAAGGCGTTGGCGGAGGGCGTGAGCGGGGTGTCACCGCTGCGCTTCCACGACACCGCCAAGCTCAACGTCACCCACGGCTACCAGATCGACGACGGTGACGAGGAGCGCCCGCGCCGCGCCGCCGGGTGGCTGGCCGAGTGCGTGGCCGCCGCGGCGGCGCAGGCCGGGCTCGACACCGCCGGCCGCCGCGTCACCGCGATCGTCGGCACCGGCCTGCGCGAGCTGCGCTCGGTCGAACGGGCGACCGCGGACGACGTGCCGGTGGCGCCGGAAGAACTGCACTTCGCCGCGGCGGTGCGGGCGGCCCTGCCCGGCGTCGCCGAGGTGATCACGGTGGCCAACGCGTGCTCGGCGTCCGGGCACGCGCTGGCGCTGGCCGAGGACCTGCTGGCCGCCGACGAGGCGGACGCGGTGGTGGTCGCCGGCTGCGACGCCACCGCGGAGAGCATGCTGACCATGATCGGCCGCGTCGCGGACGCCCCGACGACCTCCGTGCGGCCGTTCGACCGGGACCGCACGGGCGTCCTGCTCGGCGAGGGCGCGGCGGCCGTGGTGCTGGAGCGCTCCGGCGACGGCCCCACCGTGCTCGGCGTCGGCCTGTCCTGCGACGCGTTCCACGAGACCGCGCCGGACGTGCGGGGCATCGTCGCGGCCATGCGCGACGCGCACGACCGCGCCGGCGTCACCCCGGACCGGATCGGTCTGGTGCTGGCGCACGGCACCGGCACGGCGCTGAACGACCCGACCGAGGCGGCGGCGCTGACCGAGGTCTTCGGCGCGGCCCGACCGCTGGTCACCGGCGTCAAGGGCGGGATCGGCCACACCTCGGGCGCGGCGGCGCTGATGAGCCTGGTGCTCGCGGCGCGGGCCGTGCGCGAAGGTCTCGTGCCGCCGGTCACCGGTCTGGTCGAGCCGATCGACGAGGCCGCGGGCCTGCGCCTGGTCGTCGGCGAGGCCGAGCCGATCACCGGGCCGACCGTGGTGCAGGTGGACGCGTTCGGCTTCGGCGGCGTCAACGCCGTGTGCGTGCTGGAGGTGACCCCGTGA